A single region of the Novosphingobium sp. genome encodes:
- a CDS encoding 2Fe-2S iron-sulfur cluster-binding protein, protein MPNFKVSTISTQDVTMAAAEGQSLMEALRDSGFEDIQAFCSGSCSCATCHVIIDADWFAKLPPVSEEESDLLDSIEGRLATSRLACQIPISGALEGMAIMVPPAA, encoded by the coding sequence ATGCCCAATTTCAAAGTTTCGACGATCAGCACGCAGGATGTCACCATGGCCGCGGCCGAAGGCCAGTCCCTGATGGAAGCCCTGCGTGATAGCGGCTTCGAGGATATTCAGGCCTTTTGCAGCGGCAGCTGTTCCTGCGCCACCTGCCATGTCATCATCGATGCGGACTGGTTTGCCAAACTGCCGCCTGTCTCGGAGGAAGAGAGCGATCTGCTGGATTCGATCGAGGGGCGCCTCGCCACCTCGCGCCTGGCTTGTCAAATTCCGATCAGCGGCGCTCTTGAGGGCATGGCGATCATGGTGCCTCCAGCCGCCTGA
- a CDS encoding TonB-dependent receptor: MTEQAFRKTLLCATMLMGTASAPAFAADAAPDPAGAAPGAANEIVVTATRRSTTLQDAPINISAVSAEQLSKQRIDDVKSLSAFTPGMTVVDTGPGSTGNIILRGISSSSTSANGSNYQNALGVYLGEVPLYLDFKLIDISRVEVLQGPQGTLYGLGTLSGAVRYMPNRPTADKFTFDFHERAFGQSHSSSAGINIDGAVNIPIIKDHVAFRSTVGYYDNPGFIDYNYLLKNPGVSNPQPVRGTTAAQGSFGTQADYNANFYSKRDVNYEHTFTTRNQLLVEVNPDIKSYLTYAHQETRTGGRQANGAGVLGTGNYEGPWRYLEPTTRISDLFSAEFNVNLGIAQLVATTAFTNQKIQDKGDNTDLLLDLDYGYEAFPAFSSYNTQTEYYRQFNQEVRLVSSHGGPFSWVVGGFYNNLRDYRNYREYTPGYANFIGVNRPDDLEYMSFVNTATKEKAVYGEGTFHITKAWQVTGGIRYFKYDAEATGGTDTPLTGGGLARTPYPLVQFAASRIKSGATNASGTVWKANTSYKFSNQLLAYATYSTGYRTGNVNRVAPCVLPLSPGQNVCALPNELVYKPDKTRNAEIGIRASLLDKRLQFTLDAFHVNWNNIQVATQTVNGAVGVTVNAKDAVSQGVEFSGQFKVTPRLQIAGTYSYTDAHLTQDAPGVVVSGGVAYDVYKGDRLPGSAKNSGSAQLTYTYPLSQGRDIEASWASTYTGDIYSRIGLRGNGQDIPGYVLHRASVTYHAKAFEIGVYADNIFNKYAVTAISEDVSSYNQVRTGVVERYYAQGVLTPRRVGVDFRFHYN; encoded by the coding sequence GTGACCGAGCAAGCTTTCCGTAAAACGTTACTCTGCGCGACCATGCTGATGGGCACCGCTTCCGCTCCGGCCTTTGCCGCTGATGCCGCACCGGACCCTGCAGGTGCCGCACCGGGTGCTGCCAATGAAATCGTGGTGACGGCCACCCGCCGCTCCACCACGCTTCAGGATGCGCCGATCAACATCAGCGCGGTGAGCGCAGAACAGCTTTCCAAGCAGCGTATCGATGATGTCAAATCGCTCTCGGCCTTCACGCCGGGCATGACGGTGGTCGATACCGGTCCGGGATCGACCGGCAATATCATTCTGCGCGGCATCTCTTCTTCCAGCACCAGCGCGAATGGTTCCAATTACCAGAATGCGCTGGGTGTCTATCTGGGTGAGGTTCCGCTCTATCTCGACTTCAAGCTGATCGATATCAGCCGCGTCGAAGTGCTGCAGGGCCCGCAGGGTACGCTGTATGGCCTCGGCACGCTGTCGGGCGCGGTGCGCTACATGCCCAACCGCCCCACCGCCGACAAGTTCACCTTCGATTTCCATGAACGCGCCTTTGGCCAGTCGCACAGCTCCTCGGCGGGAATCAACATCGATGGCGCGGTCAATATTCCCATCATCAAGGATCATGTCGCCTTCCGTTCGACGGTGGGTTACTATGACAATCCCGGCTTCATCGATTACAATTATTTGCTGAAGAACCCCGGCGTGTCCAATCCTCAGCCGGTGCGTGGCACCACGGCGGCGCAGGGATCCTTCGGCACACAGGCCGATTACAATGCCAACTTCTACAGCAAGCGTGATGTCAATTACGAACACACCTTCACCACGCGCAATCAGCTGCTGGTCGAGGTCAATCCCGACATCAAATCCTATCTGACCTACGCGCATCAGGAAACGCGCACCGGCGGGCGCCAGGCCAATGGCGCGGGCGTGCTGGGCACCGGCAATTACGAAGGCCCCTGGCGCTATCTTGAGCCGACCACTCGTATTTCGGACCTGTTCTCGGCCGAATTCAACGTCAATCTCGGCATTGCGCAGTTGGTGGCAACCACCGCCTTCACCAATCAGAAGATCCAGGACAAGGGCGACAACACCGACCTGCTGCTTGATCTCGATTACGGCTATGAGGCCTTCCCAGCCTTTTCCTCCTACAACACCCAGACCGAATATTACCGCCAGTTCAACCAGGAGGTTCGTCTGGTCTCCTCGCATGGCGGTCCCTTTAGCTGGGTCGTCGGCGGTTTCTACAACAATCTTCGCGACTATCGCAATTACCGCGAATACACGCCCGGCTATGCCAATTTCATCGGCGTCAACCGACCCGACGATCTGGAATACATGTCCTTCGTGAACACCGCCACCAAGGAAAAGGCGGTTTACGGCGAAGGCACCTTCCATATCACCAAGGCCTGGCAGGTGACGGGCGGCATCCGCTATTTCAAATATGACGCCGAGGCCACCGGCGGCACCGACACGCCGCTCACCGGCGGGGGCTTGGCCCGCACTCCCTATCCGCTGGTGCAATTCGCCGCCAGCCGCATCAAATCGGGCGCCACCAATGCCAGCGGCACGGTGTGGAAGGCCAACACCTCCTACAAGTTCAGCAACCAGTTGCTGGCCTATGCCACCTACAGCACCGGCTATCGCACCGGCAACGTCAACCGTGTGGCGCCCTGCGTGCTGCCGCTCAGTCCGGGGCAGAATGTCTGCGCCCTGCCCAATGAGCTGGTCTACAAGCCAGACAAGACGCGCAACGCGGAAATCGGCATCCGCGCCTCACTGCTGGACAAGCGCCTGCAGTTCACGCTGGATGCCTTCCACGTCAATTGGAACAACATCCAGGTCGCGACGCAAACGGTCAATGGCGCGGTGGGCGTGACGGTCAACGCCAAGGATGCCGTGTCGCAGGGCGTGGAATTCTCGGGCCAGTTCAAGGTGACGCCGCGCCTGCAGATCGCGGGCACCTATTCCTACACCGACGCGCATCTCACGCAGGATGCCCCCGGCGTGGTGGTCAGCGGCGGCGTGGCCTATGATGTCTACAAGGGTGACCGCCTGCCCGGCTCGGCCAAGAATTCAGGCAGCGCGCAACTGACCTACACCTATCCGCTGAGCCAGGGCCGCGACATCGAGGCCAGTTGGGCCAGCACCTACACCGGTGACATCTATTCGCGCATCGGCCTGCGCGGCAATGGTCAGGACATTCCGGGCTATGTGCTGCACCGCGCCTCGGTCACCTATCACGCCAAGGCCTTCGAGATCGGCGTCTATGCCGACAACATCTTCAACAAATATGCCGTCACCGCGATCAGCGAGGATGTCAGTTCCTACAACCAGGTCCGCACCGGCGTCGTCGAGCGCTATTATGCGCAAGGCGTGCTGACGCCGCGCCGCGTCGGGGTGGACTTCCGCTTCCATTATAACTGA